In Gimesia chilikensis, the following proteins share a genomic window:
- a CDS encoding 6-phosphofructokinase: MRVGILTGGGDCPGLNPVIRGAVRVICNAGGEVYGLLEGWRGAIEGNYIELNSENTDDIIFKGGTILGSSRTNPYKNEAEDVPKVRETFERLGLDCLIAIGGDDTLGVANKLWNDYKLPVIGCPKTIDNDLSSTDVTFGFDTSINIVMEAVDRLRTTAESHRRIMVVETMGRHAGWIALFSGLATAADYTLVPEVPIEMDRMVDVLKKRRANGKMYGIIIVSEGAQFNEEEGVVTQDGEVDDFGHVKLGGIGETVAKMIEDRTGFETRHVTLGHLQRGGSPSAADRVLGTRCGVHAGWLALKHHFGYMVALRGTSIVPVALADAVGEMRALEKNFLEEAEVFLQ; encoded by the coding sequence ATGAGAGTTGGTATTTTAACTGGTGGTGGTGACTGTCCTGGTTTGAACCCGGTAATCCGCGGTGCCGTCCGCGTGATCTGCAATGCTGGTGGTGAAGTCTACGGCCTGCTGGAAGGCTGGCGGGGCGCCATCGAAGGCAACTACATCGAACTGAATTCGGAAAACACTGACGACATCATTTTCAAAGGGGGAACCATCCTCGGTTCTTCCCGTACGAACCCTTACAAAAACGAAGCGGAAGATGTTCCTAAAGTACGCGAAACCTTCGAGCGTCTGGGCCTCGACTGCCTGATCGCCATCGGTGGTGATGACACCCTCGGTGTCGCGAACAAACTGTGGAACGATTACAAGCTGCCCGTGATCGGCTGTCCCAAGACAATCGACAACGACCTGAGCTCTACCGATGTGACTTTCGGTTTTGACACTTCCATCAACATCGTGATGGAAGCAGTTGACCGTCTGCGGACTACAGCCGAATCACATCGCCGGATCATGGTTGTCGAAACTATGGGTCGTCACGCAGGCTGGATCGCGCTGTTCTCCGGACTGGCAACCGCCGCCGATTACACGCTGGTTCCCGAAGTGCCCATCGAAATGGATCGCATGGTCGACGTCCTGAAAAAACGTCGCGCTAACGGCAAGATGTACGGCATCATCATCGTCAGCGAAGGTGCACAATTCAACGAAGAAGAAGGCGTGGTCACCCAGGATGGCGAAGTTGACGATTTCGGTCACGTCAAGCTGGGCGGTATTGGTGAAACCGTTGCCAAGATGATCGAAGACCGGACCGGTTTCGAAACCCGTCACGTGACCCTCGGTCACCTGCAGCGTGGTGGTTCTCCCAGTGCAGCCGACCGCGTACTCGGAACCCGTTGCGGCGTTCACGCCGGCTGGCTCGCGCTGAAGCATCACTTCGGTTACATGGTGGCTCTGCGGGGTACTTCCATCGTTCCCGTTGCTCTGGCTGACGCTGTGGGCGAGATGCGGGCGCTCGAGAAGAACTTCCTCGAAGAAGCAGAAGTCTTCCTGCAATAG
- the accC gene encoding acetyl-CoA carboxylase biotin carboxylase subunit, producing the protein MFQRILVANRGEIALRVIRACREMGIETVAVFSEADRGAHYLSLADEAYCIGPAAATDSYLMINRIISAAEIGNVQAIHPGYGFLAENAHFAEVCRSCNIEFIGPPHEAMAQLGDKVSAREIAKNANVPVSPGTEGLVTDEAEALRVAQEIGYPVLIKATAGGGGKGMRVARNDISLKAGLKAAAAEAEAAFKNAGVYIEKYIENPRHVEVQILADNHGTVLHLWERDCSLQRRHQKLVEESPAPNLPQSVREDICKAACRLIEEAGYTNAGTVEFLVGPDNQFYFIEVNARIQVEHPVSEEVTGLDLIKQQIRVAAGEKLELKQKNVPCNGSAIELRINAEDPDNDFRGSPGKITKLRVPAGPGVRFDSHIYEGYTVGPYYDSLIGKLIVHRPTREESLACMRRCLDEFVIEGIKTTIPLAKKIFNHSAFIEGKVDTTFIERTW; encoded by the coding sequence ATGTTTCAGAGAATACTGGTTGCCAACCGAGGAGAAATCGCACTGCGGGTGATTCGCGCCTGTCGTGAGATGGGCATTGAGACAGTCGCGGTCTTCAGTGAAGCAGATCGTGGTGCTCACTACCTCTCACTGGCTGATGAAGCCTACTGTATCGGACCTGCTGCAGCGACCGACAGTTACCTGATGATCAACCGGATTATCAGTGCCGCTGAAATCGGTAACGTGCAGGCGATTCACCCCGGCTACGGGTTCCTGGCAGAAAACGCACATTTTGCGGAAGTCTGTCGGAGCTGTAATATCGAATTCATCGGACCGCCCCACGAAGCGATGGCCCAGCTGGGCGATAAAGTCTCGGCCCGCGAAATTGCCAAGAATGCCAACGTACCTGTTTCACCGGGTACCGAAGGTCTGGTTACCGACGAAGCCGAAGCCCTGCGGGTGGCCCAGGAGATTGGTTATCCCGTTTTGATCAAGGCTACCGCCGGCGGTGGTGGTAAAGGGATGCGAGTCGCCCGGAATGACATTTCACTGAAAGCCGGTCTGAAAGCAGCCGCTGCCGAAGCGGAAGCCGCATTCAAAAACGCCGGCGTTTACATTGAGAAATACATCGAGAATCCACGGCACGTGGAAGTCCAGATCCTCGCGGACAATCATGGCACGGTTCTCCACCTCTGGGAGCGGGACTGTAGTCTGCAGCGTCGTCACCAGAAGCTGGTGGAAGAAAGCCCGGCTCCGAACCTGCCTCAGTCGGTTCGCGAAGACATCTGTAAAGCGGCTTGCCGCCTGATCGAAGAAGCCGGTTATACCAATGCCGGTACGGTCGAGTTCCTGGTAGGGCCGGATAACCAGTTCTACTTCATCGAAGTCAATGCCCGTATCCAGGTGGAACATCCCGTCAGCGAAGAGGTGACGGGGCTTGACCTGATCAAGCAGCAGATCCGTGTTGCGGCAGGCGAAAAACTGGAACTGAAGCAGAAGAACGTTCCCTGCAATGGCTCCGCGATTGAACTGCGTATCAATGCCGAAGACCCCGACAACGATTTCCGGGGTTCGCCGGGTAAGATCACCAAACTGCGCGTTCCAGCAGGTCCCGGGGTGCGGTTTGATTCGCATATCTATGAGGGCTATACCGTCGGCCCTTATTATGACTCCCTGATTGGCAAGCTGATCGTGCATCGGCCGACACGCGAGGAGTCACTGGCGTGTATGCGTCGATGTCTGGATGAGTTCGTCATTGAAGGGATTAAAACGACAATTCCTCTGGCGAAGAAGATCTTCAATCATTCGGCCTTTATTGAAGGTAAAGTCGATACCACGTTCATCGAACGTACCTGGTAA
- the accB gene encoding acetyl-CoA carboxylase biotin carboxyl carrier protein, producing MAKNEVPKGEPFDLEKLQTLFEMMEKHGLTEVNLKRGEETWKLRRGPQETISMVPATHAVPQAVPQPVAAAPAAPAPAPQEAAPAADSGPAIKSPTVGTFYSSPSPDDPPFVSVGSKVSADTIVCIVEAMKVFNQIPAELNGTISEILVKDGEAVEFGQPLFRISQG from the coding sequence ATGGCAAAGAACGAGGTGCCGAAAGGCGAGCCTTTCGATTTGGAAAAACTTCAGACACTGTTTGAAATGATGGAAAAGCACGGATTGACGGAAGTCAATCTGAAGCGGGGCGAAGAAACCTGGAAGCTGCGTCGCGGTCCCCAGGAAACCATTTCCATGGTTCCCGCAACGCATGCTGTTCCTCAAGCGGTTCCGCAACCCGTTGCAGCGGCTCCTGCCGCTCCGGCGCCGGCACCTCAGGAAGCAGCTCCTGCTGCTGATTCGGGTCCTGCCATCAAGAGCCCGACCGTGGGGACATTTTATTCCTCACCCAGTCCCGATGATCCGCCGTTCGTCAGTGTAGGATCCAAAGTCAGCGCTGATACGATTGTCTGTATTGTCGAGGCGATGAAGGTCTTCAATCAGATTCCCGCCGAGCTCAACGGTACCATCAGCGAGATTCTGGTCAAAGATGGTGAAGCGGTCGAATTCGGCCAGCCCCTGTTCAGAATCAGCCAGGGCTGA
- a CDS encoding M24 family metallopeptidase yields the protein MSKDYLGARQKKLISQIKRIGAEALLVTSETNVTYLTGFSGDSSYLLIGKGQTVLISDGRYTTQLEEECPGLDVHIRKPTESMIVALEQVLKKSHLTKVGLESHIVTCDLLDALTGITPAIQWNPVSNVVEELRMVKDASEIQEIREAVDQAQRGFEVFRALLTNEMTELQGAHELEHAMRRFGARQAAFDPIVAVGERSALPHAIPTEKLIGESPFLLVDWGAMTQKGYRSDLTRMIIRDRAPSKLKKVYNTVLQAQLAAIKAIKPGVLCKDVDQVARKVINKAGFGKQFTHSLGHGIGLDIHEGPRLGGNVETELKPGMIVTVEPGIYLPGWGGVRIEDDVLVTRSGHEVLTSVPKDYESALV from the coding sequence ATGAGTAAGGACTATCTGGGCGCCAGGCAGAAAAAACTGATTTCACAGATCAAACGGATCGGGGCCGAGGCCTTGCTGGTAACCAGTGAAACGAATGTTACGTATTTAACCGGTTTCAGCGGTGATTCCAGTTATCTGCTGATTGGCAAAGGTCAGACGGTCCTGATCAGTGATGGACGATATACCACGCAGCTGGAAGAAGAATGCCCGGGACTGGATGTCCACATTCGCAAGCCGACGGAATCGATGATCGTGGCCCTGGAGCAGGTCCTGAAAAAGTCGCATCTCACCAAAGTGGGGCTGGAAAGCCATATCGTGACCTGTGATCTGCTCGATGCGTTGACTGGAATAACACCGGCTATTCAGTGGAACCCGGTTTCGAATGTGGTGGAAGAACTGCGGATGGTTAAAGATGCCTCCGAGATCCAGGAGATCCGCGAAGCCGTCGATCAGGCACAGCGCGGCTTCGAAGTCTTTCGTGCCCTGCTGACCAATGAGATGACCGAACTGCAGGGAGCGCACGAACTGGAACACGCGATGCGGCGGTTTGGTGCGCGACAGGCGGCCTTCGATCCGATCGTGGCTGTAGGAGAGCGATCAGCTCTGCCGCATGCGATCCCCACGGAAAAGCTGATTGGCGAGTCCCCGTTTTTGCTGGTGGACTGGGGGGCGATGACCCAGAAAGGGTATCGCAGCGACCTGACCCGCATGATTATCCGCGATCGGGCTCCCTCGAAACTGAAGAAGGTCTACAATACGGTGCTGCAGGCTCAACTGGCCGCGATTAAAGCGATTAAGCCTGGGGTGCTCTGTAAAGACGTCGACCAGGTCGCACGGAAAGTCATCAACAAGGCTGGCTTTGGTAAACAGTTTACGCACAGCCTGGGCCACGGCATCGGCCTGGATATTCACGAAGGCCCTCGACTGGGGGGCAATGTCGAGACCGAACTGAAGCCGGGGATGATTGTTACGGTGGAACCGGGCATCTATCTGCCGGGCTGGGGGGGCGTCCGCATTGAGGATGATGTGCTGGTGACCCGGAGCGGACATGAGGTCTTGACCAGCGTTCCCAAGGATTATGAGTCGGCGCTGGTTTGA
- a CDS encoding heavy metal translocating P-type ATPase, whose amino-acid sequence MKQESTELIFKIQDMDCAEEVTILKRELSPLVGGEDHLFFDILNRRMTVTLNAEPVTGEAIIAAVRETGMQAEPWEPDKKKASASFWKRHGRTLLTSVSGVMLVSAFVTHVILAGSFAAALGAEEAVGGFMPLPVRIQYLAAMLSGIWFVLPKAWFALKRLRPDMNLLMCVAVLGALFIDEWFEAAAVAFLFSFSQLLEAWSVGRARKAVAALMDLSAPIARVRDAEGNEITVAAESVSVGTVFLIRPGEKIPLDGTVIKGISDVNQAPITGESVPIGKQADDEIYAGTINGDGLLEAKSTKPAEDTVLAQIIRMVGEAQSKRSPSELWVEKFARIYTPIVMVLALLVLVSLPLLLQVSWHNAMYRALVLLVIACPCALVISTPVSIVAALAAAARNGVLIKGGAFVETPSRLRALALDKTGTLTQGKPVVTKIVPLNGHTEVELLERAAALESHSNHPLALAILEAATERNVAYQPADDYQIIQGKGATATLNGRNFWLGSHRYLEERKEETAEVHQQLEELSTSGQTVVVVGNDTHVCGFIALADRVRDTSATVIRDLHAAGIDQLVMLTGDNQGTAQAVAREVGLDQVHAELLPADKLTVIESLVNEYEHVAMVGDGVNDAPAMGRSSLGIAMGAAGSDVAIESADIALMTDDLTRIPWLIHHSRRTLKIIRQNIIFALSIKVLFVILMAVNHASLWAAIAADMGASLLVIFNGLRLLKLPAASRNQAN is encoded by the coding sequence ATGAAACAGGAATCAACCGAGCTCATCTTCAAGATCCAGGATATGGATTGCGCCGAGGAAGTCACGATCCTCAAGCGGGAACTCTCTCCTCTGGTGGGAGGCGAAGATCACCTGTTTTTTGATATCCTCAATCGCAGGATGACGGTCACCCTCAATGCGGAACCCGTTACCGGCGAAGCCATCATTGCCGCCGTCCGTGAGACCGGCATGCAGGCTGAACCCTGGGAGCCCGACAAAAAAAAGGCCTCGGCCTCCTTCTGGAAGCGTCACGGCAGAACCCTGCTGACCAGCGTCAGTGGCGTCATGCTGGTCTCCGCATTCGTGACCCACGTCATTCTGGCGGGCAGCTTCGCTGCGGCACTCGGCGCGGAAGAAGCCGTGGGAGGTTTCATGCCGTTGCCTGTGCGCATCCAGTACCTGGCAGCCATGCTGAGCGGTATCTGGTTCGTGCTACCCAAAGCCTGGTTTGCCTTAAAGCGTCTGCGTCCCGACATGAACCTGTTGATGTGCGTGGCCGTACTGGGAGCCTTGTTCATCGACGAATGGTTCGAAGCGGCCGCGGTTGCGTTCCTGTTTTCGTTCTCACAACTACTGGAAGCCTGGAGCGTGGGTCGCGCCCGCAAAGCGGTCGCTGCTCTGATGGACCTGTCCGCGCCCATTGCCCGCGTCCGCGATGCGGAAGGGAATGAAATCACCGTTGCCGCAGAATCCGTTTCGGTCGGCACCGTGTTTCTGATTCGTCCCGGCGAAAAGATTCCGCTGGATGGCACCGTCATCAAGGGGATCAGTGACGTTAACCAGGCGCCGATCACCGGCGAATCGGTGCCCATCGGCAAACAGGCGGACGACGAAATTTACGCCGGTACGATCAACGGCGATGGTCTGCTGGAAGCGAAAAGTACCAAGCCGGCTGAAGACACTGTACTCGCCCAGATTATTCGCATGGTGGGGGAAGCGCAGTCGAAGCGGTCTCCCTCCGAACTCTGGGTCGAGAAATTCGCCCGGATCTACACCCCCATCGTCATGGTGCTCGCTCTGCTGGTGCTGGTGAGTCTCCCATTACTCCTGCAGGTCAGCTGGCACAATGCCATGTATCGCGCCCTGGTCCTGCTGGTCATCGCCTGCCCGTGTGCCCTGGTGATCTCGACGCCCGTCAGTATCGTCGCGGCGCTTGCTGCTGCCGCCCGTAACGGCGTACTCATCAAAGGGGGGGCGTTCGTGGAAACCCCTTCCCGGCTCCGCGCTCTGGCTCTGGATAAAACGGGAACGCTCACGCAGGGGAAGCCAGTCGTCACGAAAATTGTGCCGCTCAATGGACACACCGAAGTCGAACTGCTCGAACGCGCCGCGGCCCTGGAATCCCACAGCAACCACCCCCTTGCACTGGCTATCCTGGAAGCAGCTACCGAGCGGAACGTCGCTTATCAGCCCGCGGACGACTATCAGATCATCCAGGGGAAAGGGGCTACCGCCACGCTGAACGGCAGAAATTTCTGGCTCGGCTCACACCGTTACCTGGAAGAACGAAAAGAAGAAACGGCCGAAGTGCATCAGCAGCTGGAAGAACTCTCCACCAGCGGGCAGACCGTCGTAGTGGTCGGTAACGACACACACGTCTGTGGCTTCATCGCACTGGCAGACCGCGTGCGCGACACCTCCGCGACCGTCATTCGCGATCTGCACGCCGCGGGGATTGATCAACTGGTCATGCTGACGGGTGACAACCAGGGCACCGCGCAAGCCGTCGCCCGGGAAGTTGGTCTGGATCAGGTGCATGCAGAGCTGCTTCCGGCAGACAAGCTCACGGTCATTGAGTCCCTCGTCAACGAATACGAGCATGTCGCCATGGTCGGTGACGGCGTTAACGATGCGCCCGCCATGGGACGTTCGAGCCTGGGGATCGCCATGGGTGCCGCGGGCAGTGACGTCGCCATTGAATCGGCTGACATCGCCTTGATGACTGACGACCTGACCCGAATCCCCTGGCTGATTCATCATTCACGCCGCACGCTGAAGATCATCCGTCAGAACATCATCTTCGCGTTGAGCATCAAAGTTCTGTTCGTAATCCTGATGGCCGTTAATCACGCCTCCCTCTGGGCTGCGATCGCTGCAGACATGGGTGCTTCCCTGCTCGTCATTTTCAACGGCCTGCGCCTGCTCAAGCTCCCAGCTGCCAGCCGCAACCAGGCAAATTAA
- a CDS encoding type I 3-dehydroquinate dehydratase, with product MICISVTPESRNFAKVDILNAAAQCDLVELCLDRLIKTPDIGDLISGFEVPILVSCRHPEEGGQFKGTEAERVQLLKQAIIAEPEYIELDLETARQIPRFGKTKRVITYTSLKKPLSQVDDIFDEMEDAKADVIKFTWPTPTLQTAWPLLAAISQKREIPVVGLGLGAAGITFSLLGTKYGSPWIYAALEKGMEVFEGQPTVAELSEVFHCQRISAKTRFIGVAGLGVTERRTIEVINKASETLGLDYVCLPLVINDFKQVHKMLGILKIRSLVVSPRMGEFILPLAEHLEESSQKTGYGDLQLNQPDGWHAYDTVRRSAIRSLETTLGAGTDGDSTVFQRKNILVLGQGGLTKAIVYSLTQLGAVVSVTSPNDRAAQGIAKTFDVRYVPFANLYDTLCDIVIQTDPELQLGPGKLNFNPSYLRETMTVMDISHLPEETELIREAENRGCEVVSVDEVYRRQLNQIFKAITGQEIPDEIFTSRSEYTR from the coding sequence ATGATCTGTATTTCTGTAACTCCCGAATCCCGTAACTTCGCCAAGGTCGATATCCTGAACGCAGCCGCACAGTGCGACCTGGTAGAACTCTGCCTGGACCGGTTGATCAAGACACCCGATATCGGCGATCTGATCTCAGGCTTCGAAGTGCCGATTCTGGTTTCCTGTCGGCATCCCGAGGAAGGGGGGCAGTTCAAAGGCACGGAAGCGGAGCGGGTTCAGTTGCTGAAGCAGGCGATCATCGCGGAGCCGGAATACATTGAACTGGATCTGGAAACAGCGCGACAGATTCCCCGCTTCGGCAAGACCAAACGGGTCATCACTTATACGAGTCTGAAAAAGCCGCTGTCACAGGTCGATGATATTTTCGACGAAATGGAAGACGCGAAAGCGGACGTGATCAAATTCACCTGGCCGACGCCGACGCTGCAGACCGCGTGGCCTCTGCTGGCGGCGATCAGTCAGAAGCGGGAGATTCCCGTTGTCGGACTGGGACTGGGGGCAGCGGGGATTACCTTTTCTCTGCTGGGCACGAAATACGGTTCTCCCTGGATATACGCGGCTCTGGAAAAGGGGATGGAAGTTTTCGAGGGACAGCCGACGGTCGCGGAACTCAGTGAAGTGTTCCACTGTCAGCGCATCTCGGCCAAGACCCGATTCATTGGAGTGGCGGGGCTGGGAGTGACAGAACGGCGGACAATTGAGGTCATCAATAAAGCGTCTGAAACACTGGGGCTGGATTATGTCTGTCTGCCGCTGGTGATCAACGACTTCAAGCAGGTGCATAAGATGCTGGGGATTCTCAAAATCCGTTCGCTGGTAGTCAGTCCGCGGATGGGAGAATTCATTTTGCCCCTGGCCGAACATCTGGAAGAGTCCTCACAGAAGACCGGTTATGGAGATCTGCAGCTGAATCAGCCGGATGGCTGGCACGCTTATGATACCGTTCGCCGGAGTGCGATCCGAAGTCTGGAGACGACTCTTGGTGCAGGCACTGACGGAGACAGTACTGTCTTTCAGCGGAAGAACATTCTGGTGCTGGGACAGGGGGGACTGACGAAGGCCATCGTCTACAGTCTGACGCAACTCGGTGCTGTGGTAAGTGTCACTTCACCCAACGATCGTGCAGCGCAGGGAATCGCGAAGACGTTTGACGTGCGGTATGTGCCGTTTGCGAATCTGTATGACACGCTGTGTGACATCGTAATTCAGACCGATCCCGAATTGCAGCTGGGACCCGGCAAGTTGAATTTCAATCCATCCTATCTTCGTGAGACCATGACGGTGATGGATATCAGTCATCTGCCCGAAGAGACAGAGTTGATCCGTGAGGCGGAGAACCGGGGCTGTGAAGTGGTGTCGGTGGACGAAGTCTATCGTCGGCAGTTGAATCAGATTTTCAAGGCGATCACCGGCCAGGAAATTCCGGACGAGATCTTCACCAGCCGCAGTGAATACACACGGTGA
- a CDS encoding porin translates to MRTFIKTAGFLLLLGTLFRTTSVFAEDARIDSAQLERLLDRLEAAEQRIQELEQKKEEPRQQTPPPAPASRIAPPPQLEAASGGLDDSEQLLINNFYDEAGDNALESRLSTLEEDWKKFSESEQAKKAEDAAKPTTLKVFGRIHLDGWNFSNSTPGIESFNDPTDPTDPQNRVGFRRVRIGVSGKIKDNMLYKFEYDFADPGDPAFKDVYMGWDDLPVFQTLLIGNQKRPLGMDHLNSSRYNWFMERPLVIEAFNQDARRLGICAYGVSDDETWNWRYGIFNLEDISKDGAYIGDAGQYSLNGRFAGTPWYDETSGGRGYLHLAVADMWAKPDGDPSATASNDNEARFRTRPEARTSSRWIDTGAIAGAEWFNTLGFEAMLNIGSFGVVSEYQVTHVGRGSQGSQLTFEGAYVEAGYFLTGEYQPIDRKSGTIGRVKPLENFFLVRTCDDEIGGGWGAWQVVARYSYLDLSNGNITGGDETNFTFGMNWWWNSHSRVQFNYIHAQIDDRGPINGYTGGRSDIFGARFMVDF, encoded by the coding sequence ATGCGCACATTCATTAAGACTGCAGGTTTCCTGCTCTTACTGGGGACACTGTTTCGTACAACCAGTGTCTTTGCGGAAGATGCTCGAATCGATTCTGCTCAACTGGAGCGACTGCTGGACCGTTTAGAAGCAGCGGAACAACGGATCCAGGAGCTGGAGCAGAAGAAAGAGGAGCCAAGGCAGCAGACACCGCCGCCCGCGCCGGCTTCGCGGATAGCCCCTCCTCCTCAGCTGGAAGCAGCGAGTGGCGGACTGGACGACTCCGAGCAGCTGTTGATCAACAACTTCTACGATGAAGCGGGAGACAACGCTCTGGAGAGCCGGCTGTCGACTCTGGAAGAGGACTGGAAAAAGTTCTCCGAATCAGAGCAGGCCAAGAAAGCCGAAGATGCTGCGAAGCCGACCACATTGAAAGTATTCGGTCGTATTCACCTGGATGGCTGGAACTTCTCTAACAGCACTCCGGGGATCGAATCCTTTAATGATCCGACCGATCCAACCGATCCACAAAACCGTGTTGGGTTCCGTCGTGTGCGTATCGGGGTGTCTGGTAAAATCAAAGACAACATGCTCTACAAGTTCGAGTATGACTTCGCCGATCCTGGTGATCCCGCGTTCAAAGACGTTTACATGGGATGGGACGATCTGCCGGTCTTTCAGACACTGTTGATTGGTAACCAGAAACGACCGCTGGGTATGGACCACCTTAACAGTAGTCGTTACAACTGGTTCATGGAACGTCCGCTGGTGATCGAAGCTTTCAACCAGGATGCACGTCGTCTGGGTATCTGTGCCTACGGCGTTTCGGATGATGAGACCTGGAACTGGCGTTACGGTATCTTCAACCTGGAAGATATCTCGAAAGACGGGGCGTACATTGGCGACGCGGGTCAGTACTCACTCAACGGTCGTTTCGCCGGTACTCCCTGGTACGATGAAACCTCGGGTGGTCGCGGTTACCTGCACCTGGCTGTTGCCGACATGTGGGCGAAACCGGATGGCGATCCGAGTGCGACCGCTTCCAATGATAATGAAGCCCGCTTCCGGACCCGTCCTGAAGCCCGTACCAGCAGCCGCTGGATTGACACTGGTGCGATTGCAGGAGCCGAATGGTTCAACACATTGGGCTTCGAAGCGATGTTGAACATCGGATCTTTCGGGGTCGTCAGCGAATACCAGGTGACTCATGTGGGCCGTGGTTCGCAGGGATCTCAGCTGACGTTTGAAGGTGCTTATGTCGAGGCTGGTTACTTCCTGACTGGCGAATATCAGCCGATCGACCGCAAGTCCGGAACCATTGGCCGTGTTAAGCCGCTGGAGAACTTCTTCCTGGTTCGTACTTGTGACGACGAAATCGGTGGTGGCTGGGGTGCGTGGCAGGTTGTGGCCCGTTACTCCTACCTGGACCTGTCTAACGGAAACATCACCGGCGGTGATGAGACCAACTTCACCTTTGGTATGAACTGGTGGTGGAACTCTCACTCACGTGTGCAGTTCAACTACATCCATGCTCAGATTGATGACCGTGGTCCGATCAACGGATATACCGGCGGTCGATCCGACATCTTCGGTGCCCGGTTTATGGTGGACTTCTAA
- a CDS encoding ZIP family metal transporter, whose amino-acid sequence MKPLSHLKNDVRLTFLLLTIPLVTFLVAPGFFTSRPTQAAAAEHTHPHPEKTTSTAAEESTTEPSSHNSTGWSYTLLGIYCALIVFSSLLGGWLPSFVKLTHTRMETLISFVGGLMLGIGVFHLLPHAVAEMGSIDRAVWWMMTGIVTLFFLLRTFHFHQHGTVELEEEEGHTHDHDHDHDHDCEQHHAHAPVHSHSHAHSHHLSWVGIALGLALHTLIDGLALGASIIAEQHHEVFLSLFGLGTFLAIALHKPLDAVSITSLMAAGGWSAGWRNAVNIGFALMCPLGALLFFLGVQQFSDNQHIIIGCALAFAAGVFICISLGDLLPEMEFHSHNRFRLSFVLLLGIALAYGIGFIEPDHVHNHGSHAEESDDSHSHSHDHKHDH is encoded by the coding sequence ATGAAACCCCTGTCACACCTCAAAAACGACGTGCGGTTGACCTTTCTGCTGCTCACGATTCCCCTGGTCACCTTCCTGGTAGCGCCCGGCTTTTTCACCTCGCGCCCCACCCAGGCCGCGGCTGCCGAACACACTCACCCGCACCCGGAAAAAACGACCAGCACCGCCGCTGAGGAATCCACGACAGAACCGTCTTCCCACAACAGCACCGGCTGGTCATACACGCTGCTCGGCATCTATTGCGCGCTGATTGTCTTCTCGTCTTTACTGGGAGGCTGGCTCCCCTCGTTTGTCAAACTGACACATACCCGCATGGAAACGCTCATCAGTTTTGTCGGCGGACTCATGCTGGGCATCGGCGTCTTTCATCTTCTGCCACACGCGGTCGCCGAAATGGGATCGATCGACCGCGCCGTCTGGTGGATGATGACCGGCATCGTCACCCTCTTCTTCCTGCTGAGAACTTTCCACTTTCACCAGCACGGCACCGTGGAACTCGAAGAAGAAGAAGGACACACACATGACCACGATCATGATCACGACCACGACTGCGAACAGCATCACGCCCACGCGCCGGTCCACTCACACTCGCACGCCCACTCGCATCACTTGAGCTGGGTCGGCATCGCATTGGGCCTGGCCCTGCACACACTGATTGACGGGCTCGCTCTCGGCGCCAGTATCATAGCCGAGCAGCACCACGAAGTCTTTCTCTCTTTGTTCGGCCTCGGAACTTTTCTGGCGATCGCACTACACAAACCACTAGATGCCGTTTCGATCACATCACTCATGGCAGCGGGTGGCTGGTCTGCCGGCTGGAGAAACGCCGTCAACATCGGCTTCGCGTTGATGTGCCCCCTCGGTGCCCTGCTCTTCTTCCTCGGCGTGCAGCAGTTTTCCGATAATCAGCACATCATCATCGGCTGTGCCCTGGCCTTCGCCGCGGGCGTCTTTATCTGTATCTCGCTGGGCGATCTGCTGCCGGAAATGGAATTCCATTCGCATAACCGCTTCCGACTCTCGTTCGTGCTCCTGCTGGGCATCGCCCTCGCGTATGGCATCGGTTTTATTGAACCCGATCACGTCCACAACCACGGCTCGCACGCAGAAGAATCAGACGACAGTCACTCGCATTCGCACGATCACAAGCACGACCACTAA